In Labrus mixtus chromosome 9, fLabMix1.1, whole genome shotgun sequence, the DNA window ATGTTCTTGAGTGTGACCGGCAGCACCTGCTCCCAATTATGTGCGTCTCCGTCTGATTAGGGACACTTTGATATGTGCTCCTGTTAACTGGTCCTGTGAAAAGCTTTTATCCACCTGTGAATTTGAGGGGGAACACACTCAGTGCCCTCTTTTTTACAAGGCACATTTGTGAAATCTGATGCATCCACTACAACAGTTATGATATAGCATTTGCTTTTTATGGCTCCTATAatgtagtttgtttttaaacttagtAGTAGAGGATTTAAATTGAATTATATAACAATCAGCCATATTTTACTGATTCTACTTAAATAAAGCGTCTATATTTTAAGTTTACATTGATGTTTCCAAACATTCCCCACTCCATTCCAACCTGCACGTGAAGAGCGAAAAATTAGGCACATCTCAAAGTATTAGCATTAAGTCGTGTCAGGCTAAAATAGTTCTATTTATACAGCCAAATATAACAAAAGAGAAATTCCTCaaagagttttaaaataaatacttaagaAATCAACATTGTTTTGAGCCCTCAACATTGGATTTCAAATGGTCGGAGCCAAAAAGGACATGAGATGAAATTTGCTTTTGTCTCTACACCGGTACAATCAGGTCACATAGGTGGAAAAGTTAATTATTATAACCGTGCTCCTAAAATGGGATTCTTGTGCTTCAAATCCGTACATTAAGGGTTTCAGTACTTGTACAAAACATGATCTCCTACTTCTAATATTATTCAACTCAACCCCCTTTCATACAGGACACTTCTTTTTATCTCACTCTTCTTTTGCTCTGTCTCTGCGTAGCACCTCTGTTTCTTTCACCTTGTATTCACGTGATACCTACCCCGTCTCCTCTGTGTCTTTATTCGTTCTACTCCAGACGTTTTCTCTGTGGCAGCCCTGCGGAAGCAGGCTGAATAATAGATGAATGGCACAGAGGAATAGGTGCACCCTGTTGGGTATGAATGCTCAGCAACAAACACCTTGGAAGCACCATGTTAGAAAAACCTAGTTATTTAAAGGCCACGTAGCTTGATATTTAAATATCAAGGCATTTGGCCAATATTTGTTATATGCAGTTAGGTTTTATTCACATTCaattatcttaaaaaaatgtttgcctcAAGAAATTGTATATAACTACATTCACACATCCATATGGTAACTACCCACTTCACGAGGCTGGTGGTGCTGCTGCAGTGAAGTCTGGCACTCctcctgcgtgtgtgtgtgtgtgtgtatgtgtatctgtgtctgtgtgttgatgtAATGGGCAGAGTCTCCAGGCAGATGGCAGATAAGATGATGGCAGACTTGTCCATACTGGTTTTATTCAGCTCCCTCTATGTGTTCTTTCTCCTTCATTTATTAGCCATTCAtatctttgtcttcatttacACCTCATGCTACTCGAAGGAATCACCCCTTCACATTAAGAAGTGTTTGATATAGGCGTTGGGGGTGCTTCAGACTCTCCACACCTCAAGAATGCCTGCTTTTGTTTCCAGCCGAGGCCGAGGAGCTAGCTGTGAAATTGGAGCGAGTCGCTAattttctccctcactgacATTCGTGGCTGTCTGTCAATGTGGGTTTTTGACGCTTTGATAGTTAGTAACAGCCTCAAGGCAATGTTATacaccatggcaacacaacTGTTATGTTTGGTGTTCAGGAATAGACtaaaccaaataaaacattaattattttcccccttttttttttattaaactcaaGGGAATAAGAGTCActattttgtgtcattttactTTCAAAGCTATGGGTCAATAAATCAAGACAATGTATTgttgtttaacaaaaaaaaaatccttattcCTAATCCTTATCTGTCTAAATGCAGGGACATAGAAGACATGCCACcacattgttttggtttcttcttggcactaaaaaacaaactgtgcgTGCCATGAGGGCCGTTATGTAAAAGGTAGTGGTCAGCTCATGGCATTAGCCTGCAGGTGGAAGCGTCTGTCTGCCAGGACGGCCACAAGTTAACTTCCACTGCTGCCTCCAGGACCGGGTGTGTGGCTGTAAGCTGCCTAAGCCTTTCTTGTCTGCAGGAGATTAGCTTGTGTGAGAAGGATTAAGGCTAggttgtgtgttaatgtgtgtgtagtatgcatgtgtttgtgttgtacagTAGGTTGCCGGTGTCTGGCAGTCAGAGCTGGCCTGTGAGGGGTGTGTATATAATTCCCTCTTCTTTCTTACTATAGCCAGCAGACCTCAGCATGCCATTCCAGCTGCCCCCCCCCAGGCCTCCCTGATAATGCTGAGCCCTCAACTTTGATTGGCTTTCTTCATATGTTTGCCTGATAttcattttttcctctctgtccccctccccctcttttgTACACAGAATGAAGAGTTGGATAAGAAGTACGCCGGCCTTTTGGAAAAGAAATGGACCTCAGTCATCAGATTACAAAAGAAGGTTTGTGGGGTTGTTCACCATCAAAGAGTGCTTGTGGGGATTGTAGCCTTGTGAATGGTTCGTGACATAACTGCTGAGTCTCCTGTTAAGACCCAAAGGAAGTCTTACAAGGCGAAGAAAGTATTAATCCAAcagttaatacattttaatttgtttaaaactGACCCAATCACACTTAAAAGCCAATGTTTTAGCAATCTGTAAAATAACTCCCTGCTGTAATTATCTACTCATTCATATTAAAGGGCTTTCAGATAGGATAAGGTGTGAGCTCGCCGAGGTAGTAGGGTGCAGAGCAGGCCTTGCGCTGCGCTCAGCTTGGTGCGGTGCAAGCGCATATACACAAAGACAATGAATGGGCTTGAGAGTTGCATGCAGCGACCACCGCATCCTGTCTGAAAGGCCCTTTTACTGTCAAACTTACTCTCTGCCTCCACACCGTTAACGCCTACCTGTAATCTCTCTGTAGGTGATGGAACTTGAATCCAAACTGAATGAAGCTAAGGAAGAGATCACTTTGGGCGGGCCCGTAACACAGAAGCGAGACCCCAAAGAGTGGATCCCGCGCCCGCCAGAAAGGTACGCGCTGAGTGGCCACCGCAGTCCAGTCACCCGTGTCATCTTTCACCCAGTCTTCAGCGTCATGGTGTCTGCCTCAGAGGATGCAACAATAAAGGTCAGTGCTGCTGGATGAATGTTTAGTGATGCATTTGTTGCAGAGCTTCAGATAGGACCACATAACTAATGCTCTTTAGTTTGCTTGCAATGGCAGTGACTGGGGGCGTTGTGTTTACAGATTGTCCTCTTGAAATGAAGAATGAGCTTATTATTACTTTTAGGATTCCTATTGAAAGACACAAATCAGCCCTCGATTAGTAGAGAATCACCCTGTACTCTTCATGCTCTTGTTTGTTACGCTTTAGAGAGGAGATAGGTGAAAACTGTCGTCATCATTTACTACAAAATACTAGTAAGGAAACTAGCTAAGCCCAGCCTgacatactgcaaaataaccaccAACTGGCAGTCATACTTACTACTGTTGAACATAGTGTACAGTATGCAGTACACACTGCATATTACTTTCGATAGTAGTGTGTAGTAGCCAgctgtttcaaaaacagccaaAGACTATACTTGGAAGTTTTTTATGTACCTAGGAGGCCTGTCCACCTGTGGTATATTTTTCTGACAATTCcaacattcttccttttttaaatctatttataAAATCTCTGCGATCAATAAACTATTGAACAATCTCCCTTCATCATCTTTAAAACAGAGCCAGTGTTGCTTGTACCATCTCCTTTATTGATTTGCAAATCTTACTTACTTTATTTCACCCTGGTTTTAATAGTTTTCTGCAGCTAGTCGCTGACCGTGTTATTCTGGACTATCATAGTTTTGAATCATTTAGATATGCTACATTATTAACGACAAGCCTTCTGCCCTTGAGGCTCACCTGGAATCCTAAGTGAAAAATTGATTTTGATAAACGTGTGACTGCCTGTATGTGTCTCCTCTTTTGACAATCTTCAAAGAAATTACAAAAGGCACAGAGTAAGAGAAGCCACTGTGTGTATTGAGAGAAGAGAGatgcaggtttgtgtgtttgtcctacAACGGGGGGCAAAGATTATATTTTTAGTGAACAAATGCTAAAATAAGTTAATGAATGAAGCACAATTTGATTAAAGTTATAACTTAACCAATAAAAGAGTCAAATAGATTTTCCCCAGTGCAAGCTGTGACTGTGTACCGGTTGTGTGTATGCTAAGGTTTCCTTTAAAAATGGAACTAGAGCATACAAACTTCCTCCCAGTTACAACAAAAGTATACAAGAGTGGCCTGTCTTAATTTTGCCTGCTTGGTGGCCGCTCTAGCACACACAGAGCTTCTGCTCACTCTGTTGaatgctgctcctcctctttctcatcTATTATTCTTCATTGTTAAGCTATGCCTCCACTTACTCTCCTTCCTAGACCTGCCCTTGATCCCACATCCCCTCTGTCATCTCGGTTTCCCTAGATTCCATATATACACTCCATGATGTGTCTCGAGGCTattttttgcagcagcagctctccctCGCCTCACTGCACAATGCCAATACTCTGTTCAGCTGTTTGTTCTCTATATTTTATTCATGAGACAATAAGAGACATGTGTACATCTCCTCATCTACACCCACACAGCAGGATTCCTCTTCGTTTTTGGCATGAATTTCTACCCCCTAACCTCCCTCCTTCTGCAACACCACCTCCTAGCATCCTGCTTCATTTATCTTCCACTTAAAGCATCAGCTGCCCCACCATGACTACCCACCGCCAGATACATCCATCCCTCAGGAGGAGGCAGGTCTGTCCCCACAATCTAAAAATCAGCCCTGCTTCTTCGCACCTCTTTTCCCGATTGCATTCTCTCACTGTGGCAAGGCCTGACTCCCTCTGTGCCCTACTTTCTCCTCCTGAGCAGCTCTGTTAAATTTTTAACTGAAGAGTAGACCTTGTTCTCTTTGCACTCATTCACTGACTGCAATGCCACTTAGACTGGCAATAAAACTGAGCTGCCatttttgtttcacttccctTGTTGTGCCtgaatttattttcatctttcattttgtttaggcggtgtgttttttggtttttctgtatttcttacTTATTATCACACATATCAGAAGCTGCAGTGTTAAGAGCACAGAGCAGATTATTCATGAcagttattttatatattgattATATCAAACAATTTTCATATAAATAGTTGCAGACACAAAGTAATTTTACTTTCAAAGCCAACTTATTTGCTTTCTcgtccaaaaacaaatgcaaagctTCATAACGTCTGTCTGTACGGTTCATCTACAGCAGGAGCCAGCTGCTGGTTAACTTAAGATCAAGAAGAAAGAAACCGAGAAGACCACAAACcaggcttttttcttttctttattttttcatctttttttaatgatgataTAACAATAAAAACTAGTGACataaaggacaaacaaaataataaacaaggaAACCAAAGAACTAAGACATGCGATATAGACTACAGTTATGAATTATTGTTGTGTGattgaagaaaaagagaaagtcagACGAGTTTAATAAACAGCTACAAAAAAAGTCAGTTATAAAAATGACAATAATTACAACACGCCCAGCTCTTTCCAAAGGTTACATTATCAATCTGCCAGCTTCACTCAAGCTCATACATTGATTGAGGGGTTTATTTAACTCTCTTGGTTTAAACCCGTTGTCAGGCAACCAGGACAGACCCTGGAGGTTAGTTGTCcagacaagttttttttttttttggaagtcaACAACAACACGTTGGGCTGCATCAATCCTATACATAATATACCACAATATGTTTGCCAAGCGATGGAGTATGTGACTGTATGTAGCTACTTAACTGAACTGTGCAGAAAGTTAATATCAACATTTCTGATCCAGCCCTCAGAGCTCTGATTAgtctgggtttaaaaaaaagtatttctttaaTAAGTGAGTATGGTTCAAgtatcactttgttttttgttttgagtcaaATCATTCtccttttttactgtttttattctttacagATGAGGCATAAAAACGAGAACAATCTGGacaatctgtttttctttctaaccTAGCAGATCTTTCCATGACAAACTTAACCTTGACTTTGGTTATTATCTTCCACAGCATGTAAATCAGGAGGTCCTGGGCGTAGCGTGGTATGCACTCATACATGTCGAGCAGAGGTTCAGGTTCATTTCAACAAGAGCAAAGAGCTGATGTTTCGGCATGCTCATTGCTTACTTCACCTGTGGCATTTACAAAGATAgtctttgtgttattgttggCCTGTAAATCACAAAACATGTTGAAAGAATGTAAGCtattaataaacatgaaaaggGCAGTTTTTTTAGCCGCTCTTTTTAATAATGCCTGGGAAGTGTGCCACAAGGAATCACAGAGTTGACTTACAGGTAGTTATTGGATTATGAATGCTTCAGATGTTACCGCTTAATactgttttatttgtgtagACCGCTAAACCTGGTGTACCTCCAAACACATTAGCTGTGTTAGCTGCACTGATCTTCTCCTGGATAAGCCCCCCATGCACTTTGTACCTCAAAGCCATCTGTACTGTCTGTAGCTCCCTTTTTTGGGGGAGGCAGTAGgaccagagggaggggggaggagagggttCTCCTGTCACCGTCTGCCCAAAATCCCCCACCCAAAGAGGAAAACCAAGGAGGGTTTATCCCTCCCATGACAAACCGTCTGTCTGCTCGAAAGCCAGAGACGTAACAGCTTTctcaggaaagaaaacaaggcTTATTACTGTTCACTCCATATTGTACTCAAACTGGCAGTGCCATATGACGCACAATGAACTGTATCTATTTGATCAGGAGTGCCAGTAACCCTTATCACACTTGCACATGCATCTCTCTCATTATAAGAATAATGTGTCAAAGGATCTGTAACTCAGTATGCAGAGAGTGTGTGCTGTCTGCAAACTGAGTTACAGAAATGATTTGTTAAGGGGAATGCCATTGCAGTTTTGTGATATACAATCGCAGTCAGTGGATCTTATTGTTGGAACTGTAATATGGATTGTTTGGACATATTGGCTCGCTCTCCTCACCGTGTTGTGGCTTCTGAACTGAGAAATGAGATGACACGGGGCCACAGATGATGTGACATGTGGAGGCTTAGCTCTGGCTGGAGAGGGATTCAGTCAGCTGAATTTCAAATACTTCATGCTTCATTCTACTGTCGTTGAGAGATTAATGGAGATGTGTTAGCTATAcatgtttgttgtattttatactgtatatttctgTCAAGTAGGTGTTTAAATATGTTATCTTCTGCAGGTGTGGGACTACGAAACAGGAGACTTTGAACGCACACTGAAAGGCCACACAGATTCCGTGCAGGACATCTCTTTTGACCAGACCGGCAAACTGCTAGCATCCTGCTCTGCAGACATGACTATCAAGCTGTGGGATTTCCAAGGATTTGAGTGCATCAGGACCATGCATGGTaaggaatttgttttttttatgcctttcaAAAAAGTGTCTGTCCTTTTTGTATGACCACTTTTGTTATCAAGAAAACAACCTGACAGTAGCCTCCTACCACGTGGGTAATCATCAAGCTGGTGAACGAGCTCTTTTGTTGTTCAATCATTGCATCATACATGCAGCTTAATATGACTGTACAAAGGGCTCAGGTGGTGCAGATGCTGTTACTTTTCACACTTGATGAGCTTCAATCAGCTCCAATTCCCACCACCCTGTGCTGAGATTCTAACCAGCTCTGGCAAATCAACTGTTCTGGTCTCTTTTAGTACCCAACTACTCCACACCACAGTACACAGGCATTTGGATCCCCCTTCTTCTGTAATCTAAACCGTTAATTCACAAATAATTTTTTCAGGCTCGTCAATTATTTGTCTTACTTTTCTGAGGATCTAAGGCATTGGTAATGTTATCACTGAATCATTCCCTCAGCATTATGTGAGTGATTTGCTGGCACCAGTTCTCAAACAGTCGACTGTGTTTACAAGCACAGATATGTCTGTCTATTAAATGGATCCCAGCGTCGTAGGTTTGTTCCCCATCAATTCCCTGCTGTCTATTATCTCTTTAATATCCTTGAATTTTTCTCCTCAACCTTGACTCCATATGCCTTCCGCTTCTccattttttacatctttaacaaaaaacacaaggccAACTTgattattaacacacacacacacacatctctttttctctggaACAAACTAGACCCCGGTAAATTGGCTGCCTCTCTTGTCATATAATTGGCTAATGGTGACCAAACCCTTTGATTTGTGATGCTTTTGGTGACTGCAGGGATGTACAAAAATATAGttgaataatgaaaaaaaacctgtgtaaAAATGATCTGTCTGTTGGAATAAGGAAAAATTAAACGGATGGTATGTTACTGTCTAAATAAATGGTCTCTGGGTTGTGTTGCTCAGAAAGCttagattgtgtttttctgttctttttttccaggaCATGATCACAATGTTTCGTCTGTAGCCATCATGCCCAATGGAGATCACATCGTTTCTGCCTCGAGGGACAAAACCATAAAAATGTGGGAGGTGGCAACTGGGTATGCAGTCTCAAAGAAATCCTTCAAACAACTTTATGTTTTCAAAACATGATTTTCAGTTTGATTGATCAGATCAAACTTGAAACCATGATGACACTATTTTCTGTCCATTAGCTACTGTGTGAAGACCTTCACTGGCCACAGGGAGTGGGTCCGTATGGTGCGGCCCAACCAGGACGGCACACTGATTGCCAGCAGCTCCAATGACCAAACAGTGCGTGTGTGGGCCGT includes these proteins:
- the LOC132980375 gene encoding lissencephaly-1 homolog: MVLSQRQRDELNRAIADYLRSNGYEEAYSTFKKEAELDNNEELDKKYAGLLEKKWTSVIRLQKKVMELESKLNEAKEEITLGGPVTQKRDPKEWIPRPPERYALSGHRSPVTRVIFHPVFSVMVSASEDATIKVWDYETGDFERTLKGHTDSVQDISFDQTGKLLASCSADMTIKLWDFQGFECIRTMHGHDHNVSSVAIMPNGDHIVSASRDKTIKMWEVATGYCVKTFTGHREWVRMVRPNQDGTLIASSSNDQTVRVWAVASKECKAELREHEHVVECISWAPESAHPTIQEATGSESKKSGKPGPFLLSGSRDKTIKMWDVSIGMCLMTLVGHDNWVRGILFHPGGKFIVSCADDKTLRIWDYKNKRCMKTLCAHEHFVTSLDFHKAAPYVVTGSVDQTLKVWECR